Proteins co-encoded in one Brassica rapa cultivar Chiifu-401-42 chromosome A02, CAAS_Brap_v3.01, whole genome shotgun sequence genomic window:
- the LOC103852059 gene encoding nephrocystin-3 isoform X2: MIVKVTSRLSITWLKITFDACIQQAALLDIIALGYMAVGDLKPVPALLDMISKIVDKLNDSEPLLDSVLTHVGSMYSALGMFENALLAHQRAVSILEKTYGDDNTLLVSPLLGLAKSYGSYGKANKAIGVYERTVTILERSRGSESEDLVVPLFALGKLLLKEGKADEAEAPFTRILNMYKKSYGEKDGRVGMAMCSLANAKCTKGDADGAVDLYKSALRIIKESNYMDIDNTVLENMRIDLAELLHFVGRGNEGRELLEECLQINEKYKGKNNPSTATHLMNLAASYSRSKNYVEAERLLRTCLDIMEKSAGSEDQSITFPMLNLAVTLSQLNRYDEAEQVALKVLRIREEAFGKESLPVGEALDCLVSIQVRLGRDDGEVLGLLKRVLMIQEKEFGSSAEELIITLQRIVHLLEKMEMKDEKFKFRRRLALLRERYKQSLSL; this comes from the exons GTATCCAACAAGCTGCCCTTCTCGACATCATTGCCTTAGGGTATATGGCTGTTGGAGACCTAAAGCCTGTTCCAGCTCTGCTTGACATG ATAAGCAAGATTGTTGATAAGTTAAATGACTCAGAACCTCTTTTGGATTCAGTCCTTACGCATGTTGGCAGTATGTATTCAGCACTAGGGATGTTTGAAAACGCTCTACTCGCGCATCAACGGGCTGTTAGTATATTAGAGAAGACATACGGTGATGATAATACTCTACTTGTCTCACCATTGCTTGGGTTAGCAAAGAGTTATGGTTCATATGGAAAAGCAAATAAAGCTATTGGCGTTTACGAGCGTACGGTGACTATCTTGGAACGGAGTAGAGGCTCTGAAAGTGAGGATCTAGTGGTGCCTTTGTTTGCACTCGGTAAACTTTTGCTCAAAGAAGGTAAAGCTGATGAAGCAGAAGCTCCATTTACCAG GATTTTAAATATGTACAAGAAGTCATACGGAGAGAAAGATGGAAGAGTTGGTATGGCCATGTGTTCCCTTGCTAATGCAAAGTGCACTAAAG GCGATGCAGATGGAGCGGTAGATCTTTACAAGAGCGCTCTACGAATCATCAAAGAGTCAAATTATATGGACATAGACAACACTGTCTTAGAAAACATGAGGATAGATCTTGCTGAGCTGCTTCATTTTGTTGGAAG GGGAAACGAAGGACGAGAGCTGCTAGAAGAATGCTTACAAATAAACGAGAAGTACAAAGGGAAAAACAATCCAAGCACGGCTACACATCTTATGAACCTTGCAGCTTCTTATTCACGCTCCAAGAATTATGTGGAGGCGGAGAGATTGCTGAGAACTTGTTTGGACATCATGGAGAAGTCGGCTGGTTCAGAGGATCAGTCCATAACCTTCCCAATGCTGAATCTTGCAGTAACTCTTTCGCAGCTAAACCGCTATGATGAAGCCGAGCAAGTAGCTTTAAAGGTTCTACGGATACGTGAGGAGGCATTTGGCAAAGAGTCTCTCCCTGTTG GTGAGGCGCTGGACTGTTTGGTGTCGATTCAGGTGAGGTTAGGAAGAGACGATGGAGAAGTACTGGGTTTGCTGAAAAGGGTGTTGATGATACAAGAGAAAGAGTTTGGTTCATCAGCAGAAGAGCTCATTATCACTCTCCAGAGGATAGTGCATTTGTTGGAGAAAATGGAGATGAAAGATGAGAAATTTAAGTTTAGGAGAAGGCTGGCTTTGCTTAGAGAGAGATACAAGCAGAGTCTAAGCCTctag
- the LOC103852059 gene encoding nephrocystin-3 isoform X1 — MVSSITLLPSTTLLTNWANQSSSQSGLSPRHSTWQCVCFRDQKRKPKLYIIPAKIHATSGVSQVQRSTHGNGMKEFEMELQELFNEVKAMVKIGNERDAMDLLRANYVAVKEEIDSGLKGIQQAALLDIIALGYMAVGDLKPVPALLDMISKIVDKLNDSEPLLDSVLTHVGSMYSALGMFENALLAHQRAVSILEKTYGDDNTLLVSPLLGLAKSYGSYGKANKAIGVYERTVTILERSRGSESEDLVVPLFALGKLLLKEGKADEAEAPFTRILNMYKKSYGEKDGRVGMAMCSLANAKCTKGDADGAVDLYKSALRIIKESNYMDIDNTVLENMRIDLAELLHFVGRGNEGRELLEECLQINEKYKGKNNPSTATHLMNLAASYSRSKNYVEAERLLRTCLDIMEKSAGSEDQSITFPMLNLAVTLSQLNRYDEAEQVALKVLRIREEAFGKESLPVGEALDCLVSIQVRLGRDDGEVLGLLKRVLMIQEKEFGSSAEELIITLQRIVHLLEKMEMKDEKFKFRRRLALLRERYKQSLSL, encoded by the exons ATGGTGTCTTCTATCACTCTCCTCCCTTCAACCACTCTGCTCACCAACTG GGCGAATCAGTCATCTTCTCAGTCTGGTCTTTCCCCTAGACATTCCACGTGGCAGTGTGTTTGTTTCCGTGATCAGAAACGCAAGCCTAAGCTCTACATCATTCCCGCCAAGATACATGCTACTTCCGGTGTTTCTCAAGTTCAAAG GTCTACTCATGGCAATGGGATGAAAGAGTTTGAGATGGAGCTACAAGAGTTGTTCAACGAAGTCAAAGCTATGGTTAAAATTGGCAACGAAAGAGACGCAATGGACCTTCTTCGAGCTAATTATGTTGCTGTCAAAGAAGAGATTGATTCGGGTTTGAAAGGTATCCAACAAGCTGCCCTTCTCGACATCATTGCCTTAGGGTATATGGCTGTTGGAGACCTAAAGCCTGTTCCAGCTCTGCTTGACATG ATAAGCAAGATTGTTGATAAGTTAAATGACTCAGAACCTCTTTTGGATTCAGTCCTTACGCATGTTGGCAGTATGTATTCAGCACTAGGGATGTTTGAAAACGCTCTACTCGCGCATCAACGGGCTGTTAGTATATTAGAGAAGACATACGGTGATGATAATACTCTACTTGTCTCACCATTGCTTGGGTTAGCAAAGAGTTATGGTTCATATGGAAAAGCAAATAAAGCTATTGGCGTTTACGAGCGTACGGTGACTATCTTGGAACGGAGTAGAGGCTCTGAAAGTGAGGATCTAGTGGTGCCTTTGTTTGCACTCGGTAAACTTTTGCTCAAAGAAGGTAAAGCTGATGAAGCAGAAGCTCCATTTACCAG GATTTTAAATATGTACAAGAAGTCATACGGAGAGAAAGATGGAAGAGTTGGTATGGCCATGTGTTCCCTTGCTAATGCAAAGTGCACTAAAG GCGATGCAGATGGAGCGGTAGATCTTTACAAGAGCGCTCTACGAATCATCAAAGAGTCAAATTATATGGACATAGACAACACTGTCTTAGAAAACATGAGGATAGATCTTGCTGAGCTGCTTCATTTTGTTGGAAG GGGAAACGAAGGACGAGAGCTGCTAGAAGAATGCTTACAAATAAACGAGAAGTACAAAGGGAAAAACAATCCAAGCACGGCTACACATCTTATGAACCTTGCAGCTTCTTATTCACGCTCCAAGAATTATGTGGAGGCGGAGAGATTGCTGAGAACTTGTTTGGACATCATGGAGAAGTCGGCTGGTTCAGAGGATCAGTCCATAACCTTCCCAATGCTGAATCTTGCAGTAACTCTTTCGCAGCTAAACCGCTATGATGAAGCCGAGCAAGTAGCTTTAAAGGTTCTACGGATACGTGAGGAGGCATTTGGCAAAGAGTCTCTCCCTGTTG GTGAGGCGCTGGACTGTTTGGTGTCGATTCAGGTGAGGTTAGGAAGAGACGATGGAGAAGTACTGGGTTTGCTGAAAAGGGTGTTGATGATACAAGAGAAAGAGTTTGGTTCATCAGCAGAAGAGCTCATTATCACTCTCCAGAGGATAGTGCATTTGTTGGAGAAAATGGAGATGAAAGATGAGAAATTTAAGTTTAGGAGAAGGCTGGCTTTGCTTAGAGAGAGATACAAGCAGAGTCTAAGCCTctag